The following proteins are encoded in a genomic region of Mycobacterium sp. 155:
- a CDS encoding nuclear transport factor 2 family protein, whose product MSVAVLRQMFEQMVENKDPTAIERFYHPTFVMFSNGVTQDFDAFAASHRTVYATPIRYSVEYDEQAWVETADKVAGRVWITTSRPGESPTRIEVVLIAAFTDGKISCVWETTWPSWNTLPAFETY is encoded by the coding sequence ATGAGCGTGGCTGTACTGCGGCAGATGTTCGAGCAGATGGTGGAGAACAAAGACCCCACAGCCATCGAACGCTTCTACCATCCGACATTCGTGATGTTCTCCAACGGCGTCACACAAGACTTCGATGCGTTCGCCGCAAGCCACAGGACCGTCTACGCCACGCCGATCCGCTACTCCGTGGAATACGACGAACAGGCCTGGGTGGAGACGGCCGACAAGGTCGCAGGCCGGGTATGGATCACGACCAGCCGTCCAGGCGAAAGCCCTACTCGTATCGAGGTGGTGTTGATCGCCGCCTTCACCGACGGCAAGATCAGCTGTGTTTGGGAAACGACATGGCCGAGTTGGAACACCTTACCGGCGTTCGAGACCTACTGA